A genomic region of Pseudomonas sp. KU43P contains the following coding sequences:
- a CDS encoding NAD(P)/FAD-dependent oxidoreductase, producing the protein MIHSAQHAASYYAASSAPHPDHAYLQGEHSADVCIVGGGYSGLNTAIELAERGLSVILLEARKLGWGASGRNGGQLIRGVGHGLEQFLPVLGEEGVRSLKLMGLEAVEIVRERVERHNIACDLTWGYCDLANKPGELHGFAEDAEELRSLGYRHELRLVQQDAIHSVVGSDRYVGGLIDMGSGHLHPLNLALGEAAVASRLGARLFEQSEVTRIDYGQEVKVHTAQGSVRAKTLVLCCNAYHNDLNRELGGKVLPAGSYIIATEPLGEERARQLLPQNMAVCDQRVALDYYRLSADHRLLFGGACHYSGRDPQDIAAYMRPKMLKVFPQLADVRIDYQWGGMIGIGANRLPQIGRLASQPNVYYAQAYSGHGLNATHLAARLLGEAISGQQSGRFDLFAKVPHITFPGGKHLRSPLLALGMLWHRLKELV; encoded by the coding sequence ATGATCCACAGCGCGCAGCACGCCGCCTCCTACTACGCCGCCAGCAGCGCGCCTCACCCCGATCATGCCTATCTGCAGGGCGAGCACAGCGCCGACGTGTGCATCGTCGGCGGCGGCTACTCGGGCCTGAATACCGCCATCGAACTGGCCGAGCGCGGCCTTTCGGTGATCCTTCTGGAAGCCCGCAAACTCGGCTGGGGCGCCAGCGGGCGCAATGGCGGGCAACTGATTCGGGGGGTCGGCCATGGCCTGGAGCAATTTCTGCCGGTACTCGGCGAAGAAGGCGTGCGCAGCCTGAAACTGATGGGCCTGGAAGCCGTGGAGATCGTTCGCGAACGGGTCGAGCGCCACAACATCGCCTGCGACCTGACCTGGGGCTACTGCGACCTGGCCAACAAGCCCGGCGAGCTGCACGGCTTTGCCGAGGACGCGGAAGAACTGCGCAGCCTGGGGTACCGCCACGAGCTGCGGCTGGTACAACAGGACGCGATCCACAGCGTGGTCGGCTCCGACCGCTACGTCGGTGGCTTGATCGACATGGGCTCCGGGCACCTGCACCCCCTCAACCTGGCGCTGGGCGAAGCGGCCGTGGCCAGCCGGCTTGGCGCGCGGCTGTTTGAGCAATCGGAAGTCACCCGCATCGACTATGGCCAGGAAGTGAAGGTGCACACTGCCCAAGGCAGCGTGCGGGCCAAGACGTTGGTGCTGTGCTGCAACGCCTATCACAACGATCTGAACCGCGAGCTGGGCGGCAAGGTGCTACCCGCTGGCAGCTACATCATCGCCACCGAGCCGCTCGGCGAGGAACGCGCCCGTCAATTGCTGCCGCAGAACATGGCGGTGTGCGACCAGCGTGTGGCGCTGGACTACTATCGCCTGTCCGCCGACCACCGCCTGCTGTTCGGCGGGGCCTGCCACTATTCCGGCCGCGATCCGCAGGACATCGCCGCCTACATGCGGCCGAAGATGCTCAAGGTGTTCCCGCAACTGGCCGATGTGCGCATCGACTACCAATGGGGTGGCATGATCGGCATCGGTGCCAACCGCTTGCCGCAGATCGGCCGCCTGGCCAGCCAGCCGAACGTGTATTACGCCCAGGCCTACTCGGGCCACGGTCTTAACGCCACCCACCTGGCCGCACGCCTGCTGGGCGAGGCGATCAGCGGCCAGCAGAGCGGGCGCTTCGACCTGTTCGCCAAGGTGCCGCATATCACCTTCCCGGGCGGCAAGCACCTGCGGTCGCCGCTGCTGGCGCTGGGGATGCTGTGGCATCGGCTCAAGGAGCTGGTGTAG
- a CDS encoding YkgJ family cysteine cluster protein, which yields MSCNRHKIQFLRELIPSFECEPGCHDCCGPVTTSAEEMARLPRKTQAEQDAALQRLDCVHLGPSGCTVYEERPMICRLFGTTPSLACPRGRGPEQMLEPQAELIVHRFIASTRQVLV from the coding sequence ATGTCCTGCAACCGCCACAAGATCCAGTTCCTGCGCGAACTCATCCCTTCCTTCGAGTGCGAGCCCGGCTGCCACGACTGCTGCGGCCCGGTGACCACCTCTGCAGAAGAAATGGCCCGCTTGCCGCGCAAGACCCAGGCCGAACAGGACGCCGCACTGCAGCGCCTGGACTGCGTACACCTGGGCCCCAGTGGCTGTACGGTCTACGAGGAGCGCCCGATGATCTGCCGCCTGTTCGGCACCACGCCCAGCCTGGCCTGCCCCCGCGGCCGCGGCCCTGAACAGATGCTTGAGCCGCAGGCCGAACTGATCGTTCACCGGTTCATCGCCAGCACCCGTCAGGTGCTGGTCTAG
- a CDS encoding DUF1127 domain-containing protein: MGGMSDVRLQLMARELESEQRTKVFNAPEGLGRWGLMLHRWRTRRALLELEDWQLRDIGLTWEQAREEGLKPFWKD; encoded by the coding sequence ATGGGTGGCATGAGCGATGTGCGCTTGCAACTGATGGCCCGGGAGTTGGAGAGCGAGCAGCGGACCAAGGTTTTCAATGCGCCGGAAGGCCTGGGCCGTTGGGGCTTGATGTTGCATCGCTGGCGCACCCGCAGGGCCCTGCTGGAGCTGGAAGATTGGCAGCTGCGTGATATCGGGTTGACCTGGGAGCAGGCGCGAGAAGAAGGACTCAAGCCTTTCTGGAAGGATTGA